In the genome of Drosophila kikkawai strain 14028-0561.14 chromosome 2R, DkikHiC1v2, whole genome shotgun sequence, the window GCGGCATTTAGGAAAACAAGACACGAGTCACACTGCTCTGTTGATCTACAAAGTATCCGTCAGATTGCCCTTTGGCGGAGCGACTTcacagcttcagcaccaacttcaacttcaacttcaATTTCGATTTCAAGGCGCTGCAATCGCTTGACTTGGGGCCTGGGAGGATGGGAGGTGGCGGTGGTTCAACGACTCGATAACAATACATTGTTGAAAGTAACTAAAGTATCCGCAGATCCAGCAGAGTGTTGGGCTCGACCTTGAGCGGGATTGACCGCTTAGAGCTCTTGAACACTCATTGAATTGGCTACGCCGCTCCAATCACGCACTCACTCTACTCACTCACTTCCTGGCCAATCCGCCGGGGCTTGACCCATTACGCGATGATGAGTTGCTGCCAAAACTCGAAGCAGCAATTCCGATTGCAGTCCGAAACAAAAGCGGATCGGCTGGTATGTGCCGTGCACTGCGACTCCGGGAATTCGGAAATAGACACGTTCCACGGCAGCGGCACATAAACACAAGTTTGATTGGTTACGAAACACGGGcgttgaaattaaaaaatgaagaCGTCGCCACCGCGCCACCTGAATTATTTGCAGCCCTTATCGAATAAGTACACAGAAGCTCGAATGAGTCGCGAAAACCAAATTAGAATATCAcggagcagcggcagcagccatTTTATGAGTcggatgcagatacagatacaaagatacgcGACGCACtcgcacaaacacacaggtatctgtgtatctgctGGAACGTCGTCCAGTTGCACGTCCATTCTAAAACTCGCTCGCTTGGCAGAAGcctgaaataaatatatattgaaccGATATATTGGGCAaacgcgtttttttttttttttgtaaagcgTCGAGCGCCATTTCGGTCTCGGTCTCGGTCTCCCGCTCACCCATACGCATGCACGCCACCTGCGCAGCTATAGCACTCCGATCCGATACGATCCGAGGCCCTCACCTCACCTGGCTCGTGCGTCCGCCTGGCTTTCGCTTTCAGTTGCTgctcgccgctgccgccgatTGGTGTTGCTTCTTGCTTGGATCGCGTCGTGTTGCTCCCGTTACGCTGTCGTGTTGCTCTCGTAACGCCGTCGTTAAGCCTTAGCCCCCGACGCGAGGATAATTTAGCTCCTTGCAGAGCAGTTAAAGGAGATTTGAAGATTTTAAGTGAAGATTTATTATTACTTCTGGCAGAAATTGCCAAGTGTTGCTGCTGTGTGTTGCTCCTGTAATATCTGTAACTCAAGGATAACTCCTTGGGAAAATGTGGTGAACTTTAAAGTCGCTATTAAATATAGCTTCTTAAGTAAAGCTTTGCAAAGTGTTGCTCCAGTACATCCTTAGCCTTAGGTTCCTGCCGTCGCTATTTTGCTCTCGTAACCCCGTCGTGTATACGTCAAGGATAATCCGCTCTTCTCAAACCTCGGGCATGAGTCCCAGCCAAGTGTAGAGTGCCTCTTGTGATTCCTCCAACCCCTTAACGAACATGGACACCGAACAGGATTCGAGTAACCACCGCGGTTCGGTGTCCTCTAGCCGTTCCCTCGAGATACCCGCCACACCGTCGCGTTCCCCCAAAAAAGTGTCCTTCTCGGATGAGCTGCCGCAATCCCAGACACCAGCCCAGCAGCCCATCCAGCCGCCAGCGACCACTGGTGTGAGTCACGTGCTCCAGCAGGCTGCACAGTATCTGGAGCGATTGCATGGAGCACGCGATTCTCCCCCCGTGGAGGAGGAGGTAGTGCAACCAAATAGTGATAGCGAGGAGAGCGAAGCGGCCGTTCTCGACTTGAATGATGTAGTAGATGCTGCCAGTGCAGATGAACCGGCGGCATCTATGGCCAAATCGCCCAGCATTCTAGTTGCCAGCGTTGGCAAGCAGGAAGCGATTGCCAGAGCGACTGCATCTACGAATGGAAATGgcagtggaaatggaaatccGAATCAGCGGCAATCAAATTTGTACATGGAACGATACAACCTCAATTTAGATAAGAACTGCAGCTCCATGGAGCTGGAGGCGCGCCGGGAGAAGCAGCGCTGGCTGCTCATATCCGAGTGCAGTGCTCTGTTCGACGAGGGCGAGGGCAAGCATACCAGGGAAGCCTTCCGCAAGCTCTTCCTGGATGAGGTGAGTGTTAAGTGGGGAGTTCCTAAGGGAAGaatatgaataatatttaaatctttttgaaattgttaaagatggaaaacaataaagttaaatttgtaatattattaaaagtaaaGTGAGTTCCTCCAAAAGTGAAAGAATAtcccaaatttaaaaataaaatcaaagccTGTAACAGAAGGTGTAAATGTACCCCGTGAAATCCCCTATCTAGATCCCATAAAGtatcaataaaaaatcatGTATTAATAAGAAAACGAAGGCACTTGGGGAACACGATACCCACTCAACTCCGATCCCTCGATACAGATTTAAAAGCGATATATTGAGTTCTGTGAGTTATTAATTACATCAGTGCCAATGCAAAATGAGAATGCGAATGGGGAATGGTAATGGATATGGGTCTCCAACTCCGATCAATCCAGACTACTAAGGTGACCTTGTGCCACTTATTCTGTGGTCCTTTACCCGGTCAGCGAGCTGGCCGACCGATCGATCGTAAAACCCGTTTTTTGATGGGCTCAGCTTGTATTTACTTTGTTGCGGCTTTGGTTTCGGCCGcaagtattttgtttttatgggCTCCCCGAAAGCTGCCTAACCAGTCAGGGCTCATCCGTTAAATATGCACATTTTTCATCATCGGGAGATCTCCATCGccatcggcatcggcatcggctGGCCAACTGTGACCAAATGCAAAAGATGCTGCCTGCCGCCGATGCGCTTTGAGTTTGCAGACAATGTGATGGGCTCCCATGATCGTGAGATCGAAtgtcattaaaatattaataagcgGGTAATTTATGCCAGGCATTTGTCTCAATCACTGCCGCATAGTTAAGATTTGAATTGGATTCGATGGGGGATCGTGGGACCAGAACACCTCTGCCCCTTAATTATGCTCATTACGTGGTGATCTCCGCGAACCGCGAGCAGTGTAAACACTCTTTCGTGTATATAAATCTCCAGAGTGTGGGGTATAAACAAATGCTTCTCCAAACAATGCAAACACAGATGAGagataaattaattaacacttTCACAGAAACGGAGACGCATAAATTCAGATCTTTacaacttgtttttttttttttttaccaactTGCTTACTTACAGGAATTCCAGCAGAAGCTCTTCCAGCTGTTCGATCTCGAGCGGAATGGCTATCTCCTGCAAGATCGCTGGATCGAGCACCTCAAGGGTCGTCTGACGTAAGTTTGGGTTTCACTACCATCAGCTCCTCTAGCTATATAAGCTCCTCTAGCCCTGtaagctcctcctcctcctctgagATCGCTGCTGCGACGGTGCCAAAACAATTAGCTCGCCTTGGAAAAAATAGCTATCCGATCCAGTCCGCTCCACTTGGATCCACACACGCACCTAGTTAAGAGCTGGAGAGCTGGCTGGCGTGCTCCAGGCATTCCAGCTGCGCCGACCAGAAGCCGCCGCGAATGCCTCTCGCCACCGATCCCAGATGCCAGCCTCGTTCCCAGACGCTGTCCGTTTGCCCATGGCGATGCTATCTGCGCCGTGTGTTAACATATACAACAGCTAACATAGTCCGCGTGCCTCGACAGCGGCTCTATGTTAGAGTTGGGTCTGGGACCGGGGACTTGGACTGGGATGGCGACTGCAGCCACAAACTGTCATTGCCTGCCTGTCGTAATGAAGTCattcaaatacaaatatagtgcgagcagcagcagcagcagcgacatcGGAGGCATCACAGGGTGCAGACGCAGATGCGGGGGAGAGCACGACCTGGTGTTGGGTGCACAGAAAAGAAAATGGTTGGTtaaatgaagatggaaatAAGTTACTTAACGGGAGTCAGTAAAAGATAATGAAGAAGTCTAAATAATAGCAATTTGATTCCTTCATAAAGTTGAGACttcattaaatttgaatttaacgaatTAAGGATAAAAAACCATCTCATTTCTTTCTGTACCTTAATAATTGAGGAAGTGGAAGAGTGCCTACACTTATTGGAGTACTTCAGTTTGAGTAAATCGTATGCATTCTTTTAGAGACGACCGCCAGATGGATTTTGCCGAACAGATCGAGTCGGTGGCCTATGTAATTTGCGGTGAAAATAGTCGCGTTAGCTTCAAAAACTTCCGCGACATCTGGCACACAAGAGGAGTGAGTGAATAACAATCCTTGTCAGATATTAGACTAACTCGAATCCTATCTAATCCCATGTATTAGATCTTGGATAAACTCTACCGGCTGATAGAGGTGGATGGCAGCAATCTAGTGTCCACCAACCAGGTGATGGAGTTCATCTCCCATTTGACCAACTCCCGTCCAAGGACGGGCTTTGACAAGAGTTCGCTGGCCAGGTTGGAGCAGCTCTTTCGCACCACAGTGGGTAACGAGCAGGAGATACGAAGGGAGGAGTTTCAGAAGATTGTGACCTCCAAGAATGTGagtaacaatttaaatatttttttttaaatcctaTATAATTCTCATAACTCTCTTTAGCCCTTCTTCACGGAGCGTGTCTTCCAAATCTTTGATAAGGACAACTCGGGCTCGATATCTCTGCAGGAGTTCATCGATGCCATACACCAATTCTCGGGACAGTCGGCGGATGACAAGATCCGGTTTCTGTTCAAGGTCTACGACATAGACGGTGAGTTTACATATGCGACTTTTGGGATCTATCAGTGTTTACCTTTTCTTAACTCACCAGGCGATGGTCTCATCCAGCACAAGGAGCTACACGACGTCATCAGGCATTGCATCAAGGAGAACGGCATGGAGTTCTCCGAGGACCAGATCGAGGACCTCACCAGCGCCATGTTCGAAGACGCTGATCCCCACAACAGCGGGGAGATCACCTACGAGGCGCTGAAGAACCAACTCAACAAGCATGGAGGCCTCTTGGAAAACCTTAGCATAACGTAGGATCTGGGGaagaattgaaatttaaattatttttaataatttaattatgatttGTAGGATCGACCGCTGGCTGGTGCCCATTGCCGAGGACCGGCAGGCAGGTGGAGCAGCCAGGAGCGGATTCTGGAGCTCACTGCCCCACCAATTGTCGCTGGCTTACATGAAGAACAACCAGGTCTTTGTCACATACTTGTTCTTCTACATAGCCGTCAATCTGTGCCTCTTCATTTCCCGCGCCATTCAGTACCGTGCCAGCAATGGGTTCGTCATCATAGCCAGAGCTTGTGGTGAGTCCTGCTTCACGCCGGAAGCCTCATAAAAACAGGAACTGAAAACCTAAACTAGGATCTTAATTCTCTGTTTCAGGACAATGCCTTAACTTCAACTGCGCCTGGGTCCTGGTGCTAATGCTGCGACACTCACTGACCTATCTGAGGGGTCGTGGTCTATCCTCATACCTCCCGTTGGACCATCATGTCTATCTGCACAAGCTAACGGGCATCACGATATCCGTGCTGAGCTTAGTCCACACAATAATGCATCTGTTCAACTTTTCGATCATCGTGATCAACGATCCGAACATCAATGCGGGACACTACACCATCGGAGAGTGGTTGCTCACGGATCGGCCGGGACTCTTTGGCCTCATTCCGGGCTGTGCGAATCCCACGGGAGTGGCTCTGCTCGCCATCCTGATGGTGATGTTCGTTTGCTCCCAGCCCTTTGTCCGGCGGAAGGGCAGCTTTGAGGTCTTCTACTGGACCCATCTGCTATACGTGCCCTTCTGGGTGCTGTGCCTCTTCCACGGACCGAACTTCTGGAAGTGGTTCATGCTGCCGGGATTGGTGTACATTGTGGAGCGGGCGCTGCGCTTTATTTGGATGAAGGGTGAGCACGGAAAGACCTACATCAGTTCTGGCCTGCTACTACCCTCTAAGGTTGTACACTTGGTCATCAAGCGGCCGCTGCACTTTAACTTCCGGCCCGGGGACTATGTCTTTGTGAACATCCCAGCCATTGCCAACTACGAATGGCATCCGTTTACTATTAGCTCCGCGCCGGAGCAGGAGGACTACATGTGGCTGCACATACGCACCGTGGGCGAGTGGACAAATCGCCTGTATCGTTACTTTGAGAGGGAGCAGCAGAAACTGCAGCAGGGCGGCTGCTCCCAAGAGGTGAACCAGCACATGCACGCCATTCCCACGCCCAGTTTCATGCTCCTGAACGAGGCCCGTAATCCGGCTATGGCTAGCGAAAGATCCTCTACTCCGCAAACGGATTTCCTGGCCAAGAATCTGGCTGTACAGGCGGTGCCGCCAGTGCGACCTCCTCGCCAGAACCGCAAGCCCGTGGCAGGAACTGCTCCTGATCCGCCAGCCACAGGGGTGAACCGCATTCGGAGCATCAAGAAGAGTCTGCAGCGTACTTTCTCCAGGAAGGAGACGGCTGAGCCCAAAAAGGGCACGCCCAACGGGGCTTTCCTAGCCGACAGCGAGCGCGAGGACTCCAGCCTAAAGCAAAGACCCCTGGAGAAGAGCATCTCCCTGCCGGACATCAGTGTGAAGAGCAAGAAGCGCAGTCGTCTCAAGGCGTAAGTATTTATTCAGGTAAAGCTTTCGCCAGATACTCACAATTAATCCATAGACTTCGTGCTCTGGGCCGTTCCGAATCCGAGTCCGCCTTCGATGAAAAGCGGGTACGACGGGCCCGGAACAACAGCGTGGGATTGGCCTACCTCAGCCCGCAAAACAAGTCGCTGGCGCAGAGTTTCCGCTACATGCGCACAAAGCCCACCATAATCGCCTTCAAGACGCCCAGCATGGAGGAGCGGGAGAACCAGCTGGCAACGGGAGAGGTCATCGGTGGAAGCCCAGCCAGCAGGGCAGAGCAGGGTATTCCTGTGGGTGCCAGGATGGACTCAGGTGATAAGTTGCAAATGGCCAGGCTCAGTCTGGCCGCCGAGGTGGCCTCCAAGCCACTGGAGGTAAGTGATTGGTAGCTGAGACCCTCTTGAAAACTAACCCATCTGAAACCACTAATGCATATTCAACAAAAGGATCAAGTACAGACGGCAGGATCGGGCAGCAGAAAGTCCATTCTGCGGCGTCCCACTTTCCTGCGCACCCTATCCACCTCCATAAATAACAGATCAGGCggaggcggcggtggaggATCGACTGGTAGCTCCACAAATAACAGCGGTGGCAAGGTCACACTCGATGCGGGCGTCATGGAGGTGCGGGTTTACACCAAACATACATACACTTGGCCACCTAGGGCTAACCCACTAACCCTTTGCTAATGTTCATTGCGTTAACCTCCTCGCAGATCTTCATCGATGGTCCGTATGGGGCACCCTCAAGTCACATCTTTGGGGCCCAGCACGCGGTGCTCATTGGCACGGGCATCGGAGTCACACCGTTCGCATCCATCCTTCAGTCCATCATGCATCGGTACTGGAAGGCGCGCCACAGCTGTCCGCGGTGCCAGTTCGAGTGGGCCAGCGAGATACCCAAGTCTGTGATGAACCTGCGCAAGGTGGACTTTTTCTGGATCAATCGGGACCAGCGCTCCTTTGAGTGGTTTGTCAACCTGCTGTCGCAGCTGGAGATCGAGCAGGCGGAGCTTGGAGGAGCCATGGAGCGGTGAGTACGCCGAGGAAGTATATCTTAAGCTTATTTGACTTGTGGACTATTTATAGCTTCCTGGACATGCACATGTATATCACGAGTGCCTTGCAGAGAACAGATATGAAGGCAGTGGGCCTGCAACTAGCTTTGGATCTGCTGCACGAGAAGGTAACCTCCGGGAAATCTACATGGACTGGCATTCTAAAAAGCTCTTGTTCTCTATCCCTTCCAGGGAAAGCGGGATCTAATTACGGGCTTGAAGACCCGCACCAACGCCGGCCGCCCCAACTGGGACAAGGTCTTCAAACAACTGCAGGCCCAGCAGAAGGGCAAGGTCACCGTCTTCTACTGCGGCCCACCTCAGTTGGCCAAAACGCTGAGATACAAGTGCGACCAGTACGGATTCGCCTTTCGTAAGGAGTGCTTCTGAACAAGCCACATTTCTCGTTCCAAGTCCACCTCTTCTTCCCTCATCTCTGTATCCCTCCTTCATTGTGTTCTCATTTGCATAAGCAACGGGTTTATTTTCGGGTTTCGGTTCGGTTTAGCTTAGCTTAGATGGCTATTTATTCGTCACTTGTCTCTTGTTGCCTCCTCATTGTCGAGCGTGTCCCCGTCCCCAACATGtaaatatctatatctatatgtaTTATCTATGCAATAAAGTTTGTTACCCAATATGTGTGCCGTCCCAGCTCCCGATTGCATCAGGATCAGCAGGAGAGTACATTGTCAGCATCTTTGCAGGCGGCTCCGAGTTCTACATTTGATGTCCACCTCCCCCCGTTCGCTTGAAAAACCATTTTACAATTCGGAAAgtctaataaataaaacaagaacaaaCATACATAGCTGAGCTACCTTGAGAGGTAGAGCGTTTACACGGCGATTCACTGCTTCAGCCAGGTGCTAAAGTTGATGTCACTGGGCCTGGAGACGCGAGCAATGGTAATGGTCTCGTCGTCAATGTTGTCCACGTTATAGAACTCCCTGAGCTCGGCTATGGCCGTCTCCTCAATCTGCGTATGAACTAGAGATTTGTTGCGCATCCGTTCGTATGATTCCCTTTGCTTTCGCTCCTCGGCCAGGATGCGCGAGAAACTCTGGCCCTTCTCTGTGGGCgttgtggcagcagcagcttgcTGACCCCTCATCATGTTGGCAAACGAGGTGGGATCCGTGCTGCTGCCAGTGGTCGGGGAAACGAAGGCATCGTTAAGCGAACTCGACGGCGTGGCAGTGACACCCCAGGCATTCGGAATGGCCACTGGAGTGGAGGACTGCTCAACTAGTGGTGGATTATTGGAACGCCAACTCTTTGATTCGGAGGAGAGACGCTTTCGCTGCTTCTGGGACAACTTCTGCGACTGGGGAGTGAAGTAACTTAAATCGAGATTGTAGCTCTTGCTAAGGGGTGTGCCGGGTTCCGTGCCAGGAGACAAGGGAGGTGGTGTTTGCTCCTTCACGGGCGTCCTCTCCATGGCCACTAGTGCAGGCGCCGGTGGCTCCTCCTGCTTGAGAGTGTTGTTAACTTTCAAAGCCGTCTCGGCCTGCTTGCGTTTCTGTTCTTTTTTGTCCACCACCCGTGACCAGTTTTTAGCCTCATTGTAAGCAGTTTCCTTGGGAGATGCAGGCACCTCTGCAGCCTCACTGATACTTATGGATCTCATCATGCTGGATATGGCCTGCTGTTCGTAATGATGGCGGGCATCCTGCTTGCGCAAGTCCTTCTGCTTATGCTTAGCAGCCTGCCTGAGTTTTGActcctgaaaaaaaaaaacattagaAAAACGAAAAGCCAAGCTCCGGTCAGCCACAAACCGCATCCATTCGATACTCCAGATCCACCTCGCAATCGTCCACGAAGCTGAGCAGCAGCTCATCTTCTATGGCCTCCGAGAAGGGCGTGATCTGCCGGTAGTCGAAGACCCTGCTGAACATCTTTCGGTAGTGCTCGTTCAGGCACTTCAAAGTCTCACCATCGCACTGCTCTATGCTGCGGTAGCAGAGCACCCTGGCCAGGTTCTGGCAGATGAAATCCATGCATCCCCTTTGCAGCAGCTTGCAGTTGTACATGGCTGCAAACTCCAGCATCTCGCCGCACTTGCGTATGCTAATCTTGTCCAGAATTAACAGCTCGCACACATTCTGCAGCGACTCGATAAAGTACTGATCGCAGATGGTGGTCATGTTGTAGAGGAACGTCTCCAGGTAGCCCTGCTTGCAAAAGGTCTCGGTTTCCAGGCTGTAGAGATAGTCCAGCACAGGCTCCATATACTCCGAGGGCACTCCCTCCATGGTCACCGAGGAGCGCTCCGCCCACATGTGCATGAACATCATCTCAAAGTACTCCAGCCGGGCCACCAGCATGCACTTGTGGGCTTCCAGTACCTTGCCGTCCTCGCACACAATCCGCACATCGTAGAGCTCTGGGAAGTCGGAGCGATGCAAGCGACTGAAACGCTGCCGGGCATTGGGCAGTGGGAATTGATGATCAAGCACATAGCTCTGCACATACTTGGCCAATTCCACCATTTGGAACTTTTCCAAATGTGGCAGGAACATCTCGCAGGCGCGTCTTCGGTCCTGGGGATTCGCCGGGCCCAAACTCTGCTGAATGCAGTCGATATCTAGACGGGGAAGATGTGAATACTAAATAGATTCTTTAGAGGACTTGTAAGCCTCAACTCACCATCCTCGGTGGGCCAGTAGCTAGAGTAGATATGCTTGAGGACCAGTTCAAACATCTTTCCCGTTAAATGCTCCAGGTTGAGGTAGATATCCTTGTCCAGATAGCAGCGTATTAGCTCCCTGAGCCCCGGAGCCCTGCTGTAAATGATGAACTTGTGGGCGGGAAACTTATCGCCGTCCACATGGAACACCACATCGTGGACGGCATCGCAGTCGCTGGTGTCGTGCAGCAGCTTTTTGAAGCTGTGCTCCCTGCGTGGCAGTTGGGGCTTTCGGAAGTACTTGCTGTGCGACTCCTGGAGTACAGCAAACGAGGAAAAGCCCTCGTCGCAGTATATATCCTTGGCTCGGTCTATGTTGGGCACACGCTGCAGTTCGATGCGGATAACATGCTCCCGGGAGATTTCCGTCTTATTCTGATCATTGTTTTGCCAGATGTCCAGGTTGGGCCTGGACCGCTCCTCCTGCAGCGCGGAGGCGGGCAGAGCGATCTGATTGCACTTGCCGCGATAAACACAGCCATTGTCGGAGAGAACCAACACCTGATTGCATTTGTAGAGGATTTTCTTAATCTCTGGGAGCCGGATGGGCGAGAAATCGCACCTGCAAAGGAAAGTAACGTAAAGACCCTAAGGATTTCAAGTTATTTCAGGGACTTGCCTATAAAATTGCTGTGTATTCTCGTACCAGAGATACACCACATTGGTTTCAGTGAGCATCAGGAGCTTCAGAGCTGCCGCCGAGCCCTTGGCGGAGTTTTTCAAATGGCCGCCCATCACCGATATGCTCTTGAGATCCTCGTAGCTGAAGttggaaatatatttccattAAGTTTCTTGGAAACCGCTAGGGAAGCTTACTTGGGCGTCTTAATGTATCTAGTCTTATCGGCGTAGAAGAGCGTTATCATCTTCTCTTCGCTGTAAATTACCGTGGCTGCATTGTTAGCCTCTACAAAGCGAATGGTGGTCCTAGCTGGCAGCTTGATCTGCGCGAGAAAAAAGATTAGTTTTATCTACATAGAAGCGAGTACAACTCACCATTGTGGGAACCATAATGCTCGGCGTGTTAGCACTGATGCCAAACTGACCCTGATTGGCCCCCCAGACGTAGACACACCTGCTGCCGTAGGCTATGGAGTGCTGATCGCAGGCAATCACGCGCATGAGGTCGCTGGCACCCTTGTCACGCAAGGCGACCACTTCTTTGAACTGGGCGAGGTGCTCCGGTGCGTCACGCACGCCCAGCTGATGGTCGCTGTTGAGGCCGCAGGCGAAAACCAGCGAGCGGTGCGTGAGCACCAACGAGTGTTGGCGGGAGACACTGATGCAGCGTATGGAGTCATCGCCCAGCTTGGAGGAGACCTTCACGCGCTTGGGTGCTGGCAGGCTGTTCTCCACTCCGATGCCCAGGCGACCACCCTTGCCGTGCCCCACGGCGTACAGGTGCCCCTTCTTGTCGCAAAACAGACTGTGATAGGGGCCCAGGGCAACCTGTTCCAAGTAAATGCTGGACTTGCGGAAGAAATCCACGACTTGCGGCGCATTGGTGTTCTGCTCGCTGCCTACGCCGAGATTGTAGTTCTTGTTGGAGCCCCAGACCAAGACGTCGTTTCTGGGGAGAGATTAGATAGCTGGTTAGATTGAAACCCTATCAATCAATACATCTCCCCGAACTCACTGCGAA includes:
- the Nox gene encoding NADPH oxidase 5 isoform X6 — translated: MDTEQDSSNHRGSVSSSRSLEIPATPSRSPKKVSFSDELPQSQTPAQQPIQPPATTGVSHVLQQAAQYLERLHGARDSPPVEEEVVQPNSDSEESEAAVLDLNDVVDAASADEPAASMAKSPSILVASVGKQEAIARATASTNGNGSGNGNPNQRQSNLYMERYNLNLDKNCSSMELEARREKQRWLLISECSALFDEGEGKHTREAFRKLFLDEEFQQKLFQLFDLERNGYLLQDRWIEHLKGRLTDDRQMDFAEQIESVAYVICGENSRVSFKNFRDIWHTRGILDKLYRLIEVDGSNLVSTNQVMEFISHLTNSRPRTGFDKSSLARLEQLFRTTVGNEQEIRREEFQKIVTSKNPFFTERVFQIFDKDNSGSISLQEFIDAIHQFSGQSADDKIRFLFKVYDIDGDGLIQHKELHDVIRHCIKENGMEFSEDQIEDLTSAMFEDADPHNSGEITYEALKNQLNKHGGLLENLSITIDRWLVPIAEDRQAGGAARSGFWSSLPHQLSLAYMKNNQVFVTYLFFYIAVNLCLFISRAIQYRASNGFVIIARACGQCLNFNCAWVLVLMLRHSLTYLRGRGLSSYLPLDHHVYLHKLTGITISVLSLVHTIMHLFNFSIIVINDPNINAGHYTIGEWLLTDRPGLFGLIPGCANPTGVALLAILMVMFVCSQPFVRRKGSFEVFYWTHLLYVPFWVLCLFHGPNFWKWFMLPGLVYIVERALRFIWMKGEHGKTYISSGLLLPSKVVHLVIKRPLHFNFRPGDYVFVNIPAIANYEWHPFTISSAPEQEDYMWLHIRTVGEWTNRLYRYFEREQQKLQQGGCSQEVNQHMHAIPTPSFMLLNEARNPAMASERSSTPQTDFLAKNLAVQAVPPVRPPRQNRKPVAGTAPDPPATGVNRIRSIKKSLQRTFSRKETAEPKKGTPNGAFLADSEREDSSLKQRPLEKSISLPDISVKSKKRSRLKALRALGRSESESAFDEKRVRRARNNSVGLAYLSPQNKSLAQSFRYMRTKPTIIAFKTPSMEERENQLATGEVIGGSPASRAEQGIPVGARMDSGDKLQMARLSLAAEVASKPLEIFIDGPYGAPSSHIFGAQHAVLIGTGIGVTPFASILQSIMHRYWKARHSCPRCQFEWASEIPKSVMNLRKVDFFWINRDQRSFEWFVNLLSQLEIEQAELGGAMERFLDMHMYITSALQRTDMKAVGLQLALDLLHEKGKRDLITGLKTRTNAGRPNWDKVFKQLQAQQKGKVTVFYCGPPQLAKTLRYKCDQYGFAFRKECF
- the Nox gene encoding NADPH oxidase 5 isoform X2 produces the protein MDTEQDSSNHRGSVSSSRSLEIPATPSRSPKKVSFSDELPQSQTPAQQPIQPPATTGVSHVLQQAAQYLERLHGARDSPPVEEEVVQPNSDSEESEAAVLDLNDVVDAASADEPAASMAKSPSILVASVGKQEAIARATASTNGNGSGNGNPNQRQSNLYMERYNLNLDKNCSSMELEARREKQRWLLISECSALFDEGEGKHTREAFRKLFLDEEFQQKLFQLFDLERNGYLLQDRWIEHLKGRLTDDRQMDFAEQIESVAYVICGENSRVSFKNFRDIWHTRGILDKLYRLIEVDGSNLVSTNQVMEFISHLTNSRPRTGFDKSSLARLEQLFRTTVGNEQEIRREEFQKIVTSKNPFFTERVFQIFDKDNSGSISLQEFIDAIHQFSGQSADDKIRFLFKVYDIDGDGLIQHKELHDVIRHCIKENGMEFSEDQIEDLTSAMFEDADPHNSGEITYEALKNQLNKHGGLLENLSITIDRWLVPIAEDRQAGGAARSGFWSSLPHQLSLAYMKNNQVFVTYLFFYIAVNLCLFISRAIQYRASNGFVIIARACGQCLNFNCAWVLVLMLRHSLTYLRGRGLSSYLPLDHHVYLHKLTGITISVLSLVHTIMHLFNFSIIVINDPNINAGHYTIGEWLLTDRPGLFGLIPGCANPTGVALLAILMVMFVCSQPFVRRKGSFEVFYWTHLLYVPFWVLCLFHGPNFWKWFMLPGLVYIVERALRFIWMKGEHGKTYISSGLLLPSKVVHLVIKRPLHFNFRPGDYVFVNIPAIANYEWHPFTISSAPEQEDYMWLHIRTVGEWTNRLYRYFEREQQKLQQGGCSQEVNQHMHAIPTPSFMLLNEARNPAMASERSSTPQTDFLAKNLAVQAVPPVRPPRQNRKPVAGTAPDPPATGVNRIRSIKKSLQRTFSRKETAEPKKGTPNGAFLADSEREDSSLKQRPLEKSISLPDISVKSKKRSRLKALRALGRSESESAFDEKRVRRARNNSVGLAYLSPQNKSLAQSFRYMRTKPTIIAFKTPSMEERENQLATGEVIGGSPASRAEQGIPVGARMDSGDKLQMARLSLAAEVASKPLEDQVQTAGSGSRKSILRRPTFLRTLSTSINNRSGGGGGGGSTGSSTNNSGGKVTLDAGVMEIFIDGPYGAPSSHIFGAQHAVLIGTGIGVTPFASILQSIMHRYWKARHSCPRCQFEWASEIPKSVMNLRKVDFFWINRDQRSFEWFVNLLSQLEIEQAELGGAMERFLDMHMYITSALQRTDMKAVGLQLALDLLHEKGKRDLITGLKTRTNAGRPNWDKVFKQLQAQQKGKVTVFYCGPPQLAKTLRYKCDQYGFAFRGSEFYI